A window of Littorina saxatilis isolate snail1 linkage group LG7, US_GU_Lsax_2.0, whole genome shotgun sequence contains these coding sequences:
- the LOC138971236 gene encoding uncharacterized protein, whose translation MVCSQSLKKGLRTVVGVSLCLLVVSASPMSRSVLGEEDPSSDLYSSPQAIGLVHFLRSAVANSVMRESSNPELNLSAFENMRASKRGFGIAGLDNVDMITSTLDRSRSRSRSRSRQGQRMSSGLTLNQLRDLMKIAG comes from the exons ATGGTGTGCAGCCAGTCTCTGAAGAAGGGCCTGAGGACGGTGGTGGGCGTGTCCTTGTGTCTTCTCGTCGTGTCCGCCTCTCCCATGTCCCGCTCGGTGCTGGGGGAAGAGGACCCCTCCTCAGATCTCTACTCATCGCCACAGGCTATCGGCCTCGTTCACTTTCTTCGCTCAGCGGTAGCCAACAGCGTCATGAGGGAGTCGTCAAACCCAG AGTTGAACCTTTCTGCATTCGAAAATATGCGCGCAAGTAAGAGAGGCTTTG GGATTGCTGGACTGGACAACGTGGACATGATCACCAGCACTCTGGACAGGTCAAGGTCGCGGTCTCGTTCTCGCTCTCGCCAGGGTCAGCGCATGTCCTCGGGCCTGACTTTGAACCAGCTGCGTGACCTCATGAAGATCGCCGGCTGA